A single window of Mycolicibacterium aurum DNA harbors:
- a CDS encoding GGDEF domain-containing protein, with the protein MRRRRREDMPTVDIGDVVVPQDQTVLRTLLQISNAVLTANYFDELLEVVAEQTLAALGASSLAISRWERDADILRTLVNVGETQPGDQRWPDSETYPVASDPLLTGLLQHGQPYVHAVDDPDCDPAAADYLRGLGKESDIAVPIMFNNDMWGELWATGTDGRRFGFDDVQMLQAIAAYTSVALGRGELFTSVWRDAHLDPLTELPNRRALQERFTETDWDSCTPVLLLGDLDGFKEVNDRDGHPAGDALLIAVADAFRRCAGDSDDVIAARLGGDEFCVFLEAGDLAAAEDLARCINREAAVVHEAGVSITWGAAEAGPTIRSGAELVAAADAALIRAKSQGRGRFTSDARLAPVPAIRRRRDDDGAADTLISRVATIVNQHRPLPVLTALEIAATEICAQIDGSGWAVSYRDLGDTVLNIHRGADHIHDLDSGLCVVKADVVTGPHELVEFPLTAHAMATGSAHIASLDLPDSDSAENTVLVRLGHRAVGLAGVKGAARSYLVEVYSDTGHADLETVLDSLQVLAHFCVSVAESGT; encoded by the coding sequence ATGAGGCGTCGCCGCCGCGAGGACATGCCGACGGTCGACATCGGCGATGTCGTCGTCCCTCAGGACCAGACCGTGCTGCGCACCCTGCTGCAGATCTCCAACGCGGTGCTCACCGCCAACTACTTCGACGAGCTCCTCGAAGTGGTGGCCGAGCAGACACTCGCCGCCCTCGGCGCGTCCTCGCTGGCGATCAGCCGGTGGGAGCGTGACGCCGACATCCTGCGCACCCTCGTCAACGTCGGTGAGACTCAGCCCGGCGATCAGAGGTGGCCTGATTCCGAGACCTACCCGGTGGCTTCCGACCCGCTGTTGACCGGGTTGCTCCAACACGGACAGCCGTACGTCCACGCCGTCGACGACCCTGACTGCGACCCCGCCGCCGCTGATTACCTGCGCGGGCTCGGCAAGGAAAGCGACATCGCCGTGCCCATCATGTTTAACAACGACATGTGGGGCGAGCTGTGGGCAACCGGCACCGACGGTCGGCGCTTCGGTTTCGACGACGTCCAGATGCTGCAGGCTATCGCTGCGTACACCTCCGTGGCGCTGGGCCGCGGGGAACTTTTCACCTCGGTGTGGCGCGACGCCCACTTGGACCCCCTGACCGAGCTGCCGAACCGGCGTGCCCTGCAAGAGCGGTTCACCGAAACGGACTGGGACTCTTGCACTCCCGTGCTGCTGCTGGGTGACCTGGACGGCTTCAAAGAGGTCAACGATCGCGACGGCCACCCGGCGGGCGACGCGCTGTTGATCGCGGTGGCTGACGCGTTCCGCCGCTGCGCGGGTGACAGCGACGACGTCATCGCAGCCCGTCTCGGGGGCGACGAATTCTGCGTGTTCCTGGAGGCCGGCGACTTGGCGGCCGCCGAAGACCTCGCGCGCTGCATCAACCGGGAGGCCGCGGTCGTCCACGAGGCCGGGGTGTCGATCACCTGGGGCGCCGCCGAAGCAGGTCCCACCATCCGCTCGGGGGCGGAGCTGGTTGCGGCCGCCGACGCCGCGCTGATCCGCGCCAAATCTCAGGGCCGCGGCCGCTTCACCTCTGATGCCCGCCTCGCGCCGGTGCCGGCGATCAGACGCCGACGAGACGACGACGGCGCCGCCGACACGCTGATCTCGCGGGTGGCCACCATCGTCAATCAGCACCGCCCGCTGCCGGTGCTCACCGCGCTGGAGATCGCCGCCACCGAGATCTGCGCACAGATCGACGGATCCGGCTGGGCGGTGTCCTACCGCGACCTCGGCGACACCGTGCTGAACATCCACCGCGGCGCGGACCACATCCACGACCTGGATTCAGGGCTGTGCGTGGTCAAGGCCGACGTCGTCACCGGCCCGCACGAGCTCGTCGAGTTTCCGCTGACCGCGCACGCGATGGCCACCGGTTCGGCCCACATCGCCTCACTGGACCTCCCGGACTCCGACTCCGCCGAGAACACGGTTCTGGTGCGCCTGGGGCACCGTGCTGTCGGCCTCGCCGGCGTCAAAGGTGCGGCTCGGAGCTACCTGGTCGAAGTGTATTCGGACACCGGACATGCCGATCTGGAGACGGTGCTCGACTCGCTGCAGGTGCTCGCGCACTTCTGCGTCAGCGTG